The following are encoded together in the Microcaecilia unicolor chromosome 12, aMicUni1.1, whole genome shotgun sequence genome:
- the LOC115481529 gene encoding keratin, type I cytoskeletal 47 kDa-like isoform X1, producing the protein MAFQAGSVSIRRAGGSISGQHGGDSLWGQGGSGGHVGSQSLRVGGSHGGWQAGSGGWQAGSGGWQAGSGVAHAGSVVGHAGYGVGQAGFGVGQAGFGFGFDQAGFGGSGFGDGAFGSVQVIGGEGLFPGNEKETMQNLNDRLAAYLDKVRSLEEANTELERKIKEWYDKHRPGSSTGGPGRDYSKYYQAIDDLNKKIIDATIDNGRIILQIDNARLAADDFKLKYENELVLRQSVEADINGLRRVLDELTLTKSHQEMQVESLTEELLFLKKNHEEEVKGLKGTPVGDIDVQMNAAAGIDLTKILNDMRAQYEGLAEKNRREAEEQFHKRSGDLKQQISSNLQQGQTSKTEMTDLRRSLQALEIELQSLLAHKKTLEETLAETEGRFCLQIAQMQATISSIEEQLAAIRADMEQQSSDYEQLLDIKTRLEKEIETYRRLLDGQGGSGSSSSGSSSSWSSGQAAKVPNKVTKVRTIIEEIHDGKVVSTRVKEES; encoded by the exons ATGGCTTTTCAAGCTGGCAGTGTATCGATTAGGAGAGCAGGTGGAAGCATAAGTGGGCAGCATGGAGGAGATAGTTTGTGGGGCCAGGGAGGTAGTGGTGGACATGTTGGAAGCCAAAGTTTGAGAGTTGGTGGTAGTCATGGTGGTTGGCAAGCTGGATCTGGTGGTTGGCAAGCTGGATCTGGTGGTTGGCAGGCTGGATCTGGTGTTGCCCATGCTGGATCTGTTGTTGGCCATGCTGGATATGGTGTTGGCCAGGCTGGATTTGGTGTTGGCCAAGCTGGATTTGGCTTTGGCTTTGACCAAGCTGGATTTGGTGGTAGTGGATTTGGAGATGGTGCTTTTGGTAGTGTCCAAGTAATTGGTGGTGAAGGCCTTTTTCCTGGTAATGAGAAGGAGACTATGCAGAATTTAAATGACCGTCTAGCTGCCTACCTGGACAAGGTGCGTTCCTTGGAGGAGGCAAATACTGAGTTGGAACGTAAAATCAAGGAATGGTATGACAAACACCGCCCTGGATCATCCACTGGTGGACCGGGTCGTGACTACAGCAAATATTACCAGGCTATTGATGATCTCAACAAAAAG ATCATTGATGCTACTATTGATAATGGTCGAATAATTCTACAGATTGACAATGCCCGGCTGGCTGCTGATGATTTCAAACTGAA GTATGAGAATGAACTGGTGCTGCGCCAGAGCGTGGAAGCTGACATCAATGGTCTGCGCAGAGTCCTGGACGAGCTGACCCTGACTAAGTCTCACCAGGAGATGCAAGTGGAGAGCCTGACTGAGGAACTGCTCTTCCTCAAGAAAAACCATGAAGAG gAGGTGAAAGGTCTGAAAGGAACCCCTGTTGGAGATATAGATGTACAGATGAATGCCGCAGCAGGTATTGATCTTACCAAGATCCTGAATGACATGAGAGCTCAGTATGAAGGTTTAGCTGAGAAGAACCGCAGAGAAGCTGAAGAGCAGTTCCACAAAAGG AGCGGTGACCTGAAACAACAGATTTCGAGCAACCTTCAGCAAGGTCAGACCAGCAAAACCGAAATGACAGACCTCAGGCGTTCTCTTCAGGCTTTGGAGATAGAGCTGCAGTCATTACTTGCCCAT AAAAAAACTCTGGAAGAAACCCTAGCGGAAACAGAAGGGCGCTTCTGTCTTCAGATTGCGCAGATGCAGGCTACGATTAGCAGCATTGAGGAGCAACTGGCAGCCATAAGAGCAGACATGGAGCAACAGAGCTCGGACTATGAACAGCTGCTAGACATCAAGACCCGGCTGGAGAAGGAGATTGAGACCTACCGACGCCTGCTAGATGGACAGGGAGG GTCAGGATCTAGCAGCAGTGGAAGTTCCTCAAGCTGGTCCTCGGGCCAAGCTGCTAAAG TACCAAACAAGGTTACAAAAGTGAGAACAATTATTGAAGAGATTCATGATGGAAAAGTCGTCTCAACCCGGGTTAAGGAAGAGTCCTAA
- the LOC115481529 gene encoding keratin, type I cytoskeletal 47 kDa-like isoform X2 yields MAFQAGSVSIRRAGGSISGQHGGDSLWGQGGSGGHVGSQSLRVGGSHGGWQAGSGGWQAGSGGWQAGSGVAHAGSVVGHAGYGVGQAGFGVGQAGFGFGFDQAGFGGSGFGDGAFGSVQVIGGEGLFPGNEKETMQNLNDRLAAYLDKVRSLEEANTELERKIKEWYDKHRPGSSTGGPGRDYSKYYQAIDDLNKKIIDATIDNGRIILQIDNARLAADDFKLKYENELVLRQSVEADINGLRRVLDELTLTKSHQEMQVESLTEELLFLKKNHEEEVKGLKGTPVGDIDVQMNAAAGIDLTKILNDMRAQYEGLAEKNRREAEEQFHKRSGDLKQQISSNLQQGQTSKTEMTDLRRSLQALEIELQSLLAHKKTLEETLAETEGRFCLQIAQMQATISSIEEQLAAIRADMEQQSSDYEQLLDIKTRLEKEIETYRRLLDGQGGTKQGYKSENNY; encoded by the exons ATGGCTTTTCAAGCTGGCAGTGTATCGATTAGGAGAGCAGGTGGAAGCATAAGTGGGCAGCATGGAGGAGATAGTTTGTGGGGCCAGGGAGGTAGTGGTGGACATGTTGGAAGCCAAAGTTTGAGAGTTGGTGGTAGTCATGGTGGTTGGCAAGCTGGATCTGGTGGTTGGCAAGCTGGATCTGGTGGTTGGCAGGCTGGATCTGGTGTTGCCCATGCTGGATCTGTTGTTGGCCATGCTGGATATGGTGTTGGCCAGGCTGGATTTGGTGTTGGCCAAGCTGGATTTGGCTTTGGCTTTGACCAAGCTGGATTTGGTGGTAGTGGATTTGGAGATGGTGCTTTTGGTAGTGTCCAAGTAATTGGTGGTGAAGGCCTTTTTCCTGGTAATGAGAAGGAGACTATGCAGAATTTAAATGACCGTCTAGCTGCCTACCTGGACAAGGTGCGTTCCTTGGAGGAGGCAAATACTGAGTTGGAACGTAAAATCAAGGAATGGTATGACAAACACCGCCCTGGATCATCCACTGGTGGACCGGGTCGTGACTACAGCAAATATTACCAGGCTATTGATGATCTCAACAAAAAG ATCATTGATGCTACTATTGATAATGGTCGAATAATTCTACAGATTGACAATGCCCGGCTGGCTGCTGATGATTTCAAACTGAA GTATGAGAATGAACTGGTGCTGCGCCAGAGCGTGGAAGCTGACATCAATGGTCTGCGCAGAGTCCTGGACGAGCTGACCCTGACTAAGTCTCACCAGGAGATGCAAGTGGAGAGCCTGACTGAGGAACTGCTCTTCCTCAAGAAAAACCATGAAGAG gAGGTGAAAGGTCTGAAAGGAACCCCTGTTGGAGATATAGATGTACAGATGAATGCCGCAGCAGGTATTGATCTTACCAAGATCCTGAATGACATGAGAGCTCAGTATGAAGGTTTAGCTGAGAAGAACCGCAGAGAAGCTGAAGAGCAGTTCCACAAAAGG AGCGGTGACCTGAAACAACAGATTTCGAGCAACCTTCAGCAAGGTCAGACCAGCAAAACCGAAATGACAGACCTCAGGCGTTCTCTTCAGGCTTTGGAGATAGAGCTGCAGTCATTACTTGCCCAT AAAAAAACTCTGGAAGAAACCCTAGCGGAAACAGAAGGGCGCTTCTGTCTTCAGATTGCGCAGATGCAGGCTACGATTAGCAGCATTGAGGAGCAACTGGCAGCCATAAGAGCAGACATGGAGCAACAGAGCTCGGACTATGAACAGCTGCTAGACATCAAGACCCGGCTGGAGAAGGAGATTGAGACCTACCGACGCCTGCTAGATGGACAGGGAGG TACCAAACAAGGTTACAAAAGTGAGAACAATTATTGA